The Gammaproteobacteria bacterium sequence ATCATTGAAGAAACCGCCGCGACCCGCATCACCGAACGCGGCGCCACGCGCATGGACGACCGGACCTCGGAGGTCTCCATGGAACTGCGCAAGCGCGAGGGCTATTTCTGATGGACCTATTACGCTTCAGCACCGCAGGCAGCGTGGACGACGGCAAGAGCACGCTCATCGGCCGTTTGCTCTACGACTCCAAATCCATCTTCGAGGATCAACTCAAGGCTATCGAACTCACCACGCAGCGCCGTGGCGGCGCCATCGTGGACTTGTCCCTGCTCACCGACGGCCTGCAGGCCGAGCGCGAGCAGGGCATCACCATAGACGTCGCCTACCGCTACTTCGCCACCCCCAAGCGGAAATTCATCATCGCCGACACCCCCGGCCACGAGCAATACACGCGCAACATGGTGACCGGCGCCAGCACCGCCAATCTTGCCATCATACTTATTGATGCGCGCAAGGGTATGCTTATTCAGTCACGGCGTCACGCCTACATCGCCCATCTGCTCGGCATCCCGCACATCGTCGTGGCGGTGAACAAGATGGACCTGGTGGATTACGCCCAAGATATTTACCAAACCATACGCTCCGAGTTCAGCGCCTTTGCCGATAAGCTGGGTATCAAAGACGTGCGCTATATTCCTCTCTCCGCCTGGTACGGCGACAACGTGGTGGACAAGGGCGCGAACATGCCCTGGTATCAGGACGAAACCTTGCTGGATGTTTTGGAGACGGTAAAAATCGCCCAGGACATCAATCAGCGTGATTTTCGCTTCCCGGTCCAGTACGTATGCCGCCCTCCAGATATGCAGGACTTCCGTGGCTACATGGGTCGCATCGAATCGGGGAGGGTCACGGTGGGAGACGAAATCACCGTGTTGCCTGTAGGGCTACGCTCCCATATCAAGGAGATTGTTACCTATGACGGCCCGCTGCGCACCGCCTGTGCGCCGCAATCCGTCACCCTCACGCTCACCGACGAGATTGATATTTCCCGCGGCAACATGTTGGTGCGCTCCGCGCAGCCGCCGCGAGTGGACAAGGAATTCAGCGCCATGCTGTGCTGGATGAGTAACGAACCGTTTGCGCCCCATCGCAAATATCTCATCAAACACACCACGCAAACCGTCAAGGCCATGATGCCTGAGATCGAATACAAGGTGGACATCAACACTTTGGCGCACAACGCGGCGGCTGAATTAAAGATGAATGACATCGCGCGCGTGCGCGTCAAGACCCTTAAGCCGCTGCTGTGTGATTCCTACCGCGACAACCGCGCCACCGGCGCCTTCATCGTCATAGACG is a genomic window containing:
- the cysN gene encoding sulfate adenylyltransferase subunit CysN, with product MDLLRFSTAGSVDDGKSTLIGRLLYDSKSIFEDQLKAIELTTQRRGGAIVDLSLLTDGLQAEREQGITIDVAYRYFATPKRKFIIADTPGHEQYTRNMVTGASTANLAIILIDARKGMLIQSRRHAYIAHLLGIPHIVVAVNKMDLVDYAQDIYQTIRSEFSAFADKLGIKDVRYIPLSAWYGDNVVDKGANMPWYQDETLLDVLETVKIAQDINQRDFRFPVQYVCRPPDMQDFRGYMGRIESGRVTVGDEITVLPVGLRSHIKEIVTYDGPLRTACAPQSVTLTLTDEIDISRGNMLVRSAQPPRVDKEFSAMLCWMSNEPFAPHRKYLIKHTTQTVKAMMPEIEYKVDINTLAHNAAAELKMNDIARVRVKTLKPLLCDSYRDNRATGAFIVIDEHSNNTVAAGMIA